In the Solanum pennellii chromosome 5, SPENNV200 genome, one interval contains:
- the LOC107018753 gene encoding uncharacterized protein LOC107018753 codes for MAALAPGILLKLLNGMKSGVKPTSEHRSSLLQVTDIVPADLDEKNLWPKHGFFIKVSDSSHSIYVSLPDEQDDLVLSNKMQLGQFIYVDRLEPGSPVPVVKGAKPLPGRHPLVGTPEPLMGLREKGEKVERKFNQSQSAPRRGSWGTGQNGVEAVASSPQVLKPVPIDFDQCTPIKERSSAVKFARIIPMSPLIRGKFSKDGGASGGMVRSSAGGALLSKLMEAKGESPSMVRKSCATPSMMKFPRSKSVTDRDREQRIVNSPLNSATQEKKSSTPPPSLRSARMAASPTVGRDSQRLPNSKKSSLEQQQSQPIDSLPHDNTSLTCNLPGKLSMLGKEAVQQRENAQRIALQALRDASATENLVRSLKVFSNLSRAAKPDAPTACFDQFIEFHEQLVQAVAEMVSIQSATASSETSQTPKAEQENGVAPILHEIVQNSLEESRDSESNASKRRAALYKSIAVFPERSDQKSILGKHLRSTSKAIKGVLNTSINENDENKKPASTSISSSISNTIKLGKQIESESGSWFMDFLEKALEKGLKKAKGKVASDSSSKVPQSLLLKVINWVEVEQFDSNKRAIHPKAGQIARKLRIKVKNP; via the exons ATGGCAGCATTAGCACCTGGGATTTTGTTGAAGTTATTAAATGGGATGAAATCAGGGGTGAAACCTACAAGTGAACATAGGAGTTCACTTTTGCAGGTTACTGATATTGTTCCTGCAGATCTTGATGAGAAGAATTTATGGCCAAAGCATGGATTTTTCATCAAGGTATCGGATTCTTCGCATTCCATTTATGTAAGTCTTCCAGATGAGCAAGATGATTTGGTTTTAAGTAATAAAATGCAGCTAGGACAGTTCATTTATGTAGATAGATTAGAGCCCGGTTCGCCTGTTCCTGTTGTTAAAGGTGCTAAGCCTCTTCCTGGGAGGCACCCTCTTGTGGGAACTCCAGAACCATTAATGGGGTTGAGAGAAAAAGGCGAGAAAGTTGAACGAAAATTCAATCAAAGTCAGTCAGCTCCTAGAAGGGGTTCTTGGGGAACAGGCCAAAATGGGGTTGAAGCTGTTGCTTCATCTCCTCAAGTTTTGAAGCCAGTTCCTATTGATTTCGATCAATGTACACCGATAAAAGAGAGGTCTAGTGCTGTCAAATTTGCGCGAATTATTCCTATGTCACCTCTTATTCGGGGAAAATTCTCCAAAGATGGAGGAGCTAGTGGTGGGATGGTAAGGTCATCAGCCGGTGGCGCGTTGTTGTCTAAATTGATGGAAGCTAAAGGGGAAAGTCCTTCTATGGTGAGAAAAAGTTGTGCTACCCCTAGCATGATGAAATTTCCAAGGAGCAAAAGTGTAACAGATCGCGATCGAGAACAAAGAATTGTCAATTCACCTTTAAACTCAGCT ACACAGGAGAAGAAAAGTTCAACCCCACCACCTAGTTTACGGAGTGCACGAATGGCAGCTTCACCAACAGTAGGCAGAGACTCTCAAAGACTTCCCAATTCGAAAAAATCGTCTCTAGAACAACAACAATCCCAGCCTATTGATTCTCTACCTCATGACAACACCAGTCTGACTTGCAATCTGCCTGGAAAACTTAGTATGTTGGGAAAG GAAGCTGTACAacaaagggaaaatgcacagaGAATTGCTCTTCAAGCACTAAGGGATGCATCAGCTACAGAAAATCTCGTGCGGTCTCTAAA GGTGTTTTCGAACTTGAGTAGAGCTGCGAAACCTGATGCACCAACAGCCTGTTTTGATCAATTTATTGAGTTTCATGAACAACTTGTGCAAGCTGTGGCAGAAATGGTATCCATTCAATCAGCAACAGCTTCAAGCGAAACGTCACAAACTCCAAAAGCTGAACAAGAGAATGGCGTTGCCCCTATTCTACACGAAATAGTGCAGAATTCATTGGAAGAATCACGAGACAGTGAATCAAATGCATCGAAGAGGAGAGCTGCACTTTACAAATCCATTGCAGTCTTTCCTGAAAGGAGTGATCAAAAGTCAATTCTTGGAAAGCATTTGAGATCAACATCAAAGGCAATAAAAGGAGTATTAAACACTAGCATAAATGAGAACGACGAGAACAAGAAGCCTGCTTCTACTTCGATAAGCAGCAGCATTTCCAATACAATCAAATTGGGAAAACAGATTGAGAGTGAATCAGGAAGTTGGTTTATGGATTTTCTTGAAAAGGCACTGGAGAAAGGGCTGAAAAAGGCTAAAGGAAAAGTAGCATCAGACTCTTCAAGCAAAGTCCCTCAATCACTCTTGCTTAAAGTGATCAATTGGGTAGAGGTGGAACAGTTTGATTCGAATAAACGTGCTATTCATCCTAAAGCAGGACAAATTGCTAGAAAGTTGAGGATCAAGGTCAAGAATCCCTGA
- the LOC107020776 gene encoding uncharacterized protein LOC107020776 isoform X1, protein MRRIRFSGGSSSSNCALLGTTFPFSNYTNFPLKTKSFLKLLPSRTSLIFTTPHYRLVTAAQHSSTPQTNLSVDSGVNGRNGYPLKDSKVVLKGMRYTDLEKLVQSYGYRPAQALMLWKRLYGDNIWAQCSEELEGLNKDFRKMLGEHAEFKTLNLKDILTASDGTKKMLFKLEDGLVIETVLIPCERGRNTVCISSQVGCAMNCQFCYTGRMGLKRNLSTSEIVEQAVLARRLLSSEVGPISNVVFMGMGEPLHNIENVLKAADILVDEQGLHFSPRKVTVSTSGLVPQLKRFLRESNCALAVSLNATTDEVRSWIMPINRKFNLNLLLGTLREELQSKHKYKVLFEYVMLAGVNDSVEDAKRLIDLVQGIPCKINLITFNPHSGSFFKPTTREKIIEFRDILAEAGCVVLFRWSRGDDQMAACGQLGKPGEIQAPVLRVPSQFQAVLEAAA, encoded by the exons ATGAGGCGAATTCGTTTCTCCGGcggcagcagcagcagcaactGTGCTTTGCTTGGAACAACTTTTCCCTTCTCAAATTACACAAATTTTCCATTAAAAACCAAATCTTTTCTAAAGCTGCTTCCTTCAAGAACATCTCTTATCTTCACCACTCCTCATTATCGTTTAGTTACAGCAGCTCAACATTCTTCTACACCTCAAACCAACCTTTCTGTTGATTCTG GAGTTAATGGCCGAAATGGGTATCCATTGAAGGATTCAAAAGTGGTTTTGAAAGGGATGAGATATACTGATCTTGAG AAATTGGTTCAGTCATATGGTTATAGGCCTGCTCAGGCTCTGATGTTATGGAAACGTCTCTATGGGGATAATATTTGGGCTCAATGCAGTGAGGAATTAGAAG GTTTGAATAAGGATTTCAGGAAAATGTTGGGTGAACATGCTGAATTTAAGACGTTAAACTTGAAAGATATTCTGACAGCG TCTGATGGAACTAAAAAG ATGTTATTCAAGTTGGAAGATGGTCTGGTAATAGAAACTGTTCTGATACCTTGTGAGCGGGGCAGGAACACTGTCTGTATATCTAGTCAAGTAGGTTGTGCCATGAATTGCCAGTTTTGCTATACCGGCAG AATGGGTCTGAAGAGAAACTTATCCACTTCTGAGATAGTTGAGCAGGCTGTTTTAGCTCGACGCTTGTTATCCAGTGAAGTTGGACCAATTAGCAACGTTGTGTTTATG GGAATGGGAGAACCGCTTCACAACATTGAGAATGTCTTGAAAGCTGCAGACATATTGGTAGATGAACAAGGGCTTCATTTTAGTCCTCGAAAGGTCACCGTTTCTACTAGTGGGCTTGTGCCCCAGCTTAAGCGATTTCTTCGCGAGTCCAATTGTGCTTTGGCAGTCAGTTTGAATGCTACAACTGATGAG GTCAGAAGTTGGATCATGCCAATTAACCGCAAATTTAACTTGAACTTGCTTCTTGGAACACTAAGAGAGGAGcttcaatcaaaacataaatacaAAGTTCTGTTTGAGTATGTAATGCTTGCCGGAGTTAATGATAG TGTTGAGGATGCAAAGAGACTAATCGATCTAGTCCAGGGCATTCCATGCAAGATTAACCTGATCACTTTTAACCCTCATTCTGGATCCTTCTTCAAACCAACTACAAGAGAGAAGATAATCGAGTTCAGAGACATTCTTGCTGAAGCAGGATGTGTGGTGCTTTTTCGATGGAGTAGAGGAGATGATCAAATGGCTGCCTGTGGTCAGTTAGGTAAACCAGGTGAAATCCAAGCTCCCGTGCTTCGGGTGCCTTCCCAATTTCAAGCAGTACTGGAAGCTGCAGCGTGA
- the LOC107020776 gene encoding uncharacterized protein LOC107020776 isoform X2: MRRIRFSGGSSSSNCALLGTTFPFSNYTNFPLKTKSFLKLLPSRTSLIFTTPHYRLVTAAQHSSTPQTNLSVDSGVNGRNGYPLKDSKVVLKGMRYTDLEKLVQSYGYRPAQALMLWKRLYGDNIWAQCSEELEGLNKDFRKMLGEHAEFKTLNLKDILTASDGNKKMLFKLEDGLVIETVLIPCERGRNTVCISSQVGCAMNCQFCYTGRMGLKRNLSTSEIVEQAVLARRLLSSEVGPISNVVFMGMGEPLHNIENVLKAADILVDEQGLHFSPRKVTVSTSGLVPQLKRFLRESNCALAVSLNATTDEVRSWIMPINRKFNLNLLLGTLREELQSKHKYKVLFEYVMLAGVNDSVEDAKRLIDLVQGIPCKINLITFNPHSGSFFKPTTREKIIEFRDILAEAGCVVLFRWSRGDDQMAACGQLGKPGEIQAPVLRVPSQFQAVLEAAA, encoded by the exons ATGAGGCGAATTCGTTTCTCCGGcggcagcagcagcagcaactGTGCTTTGCTTGGAACAACTTTTCCCTTCTCAAATTACACAAATTTTCCATTAAAAACCAAATCTTTTCTAAAGCTGCTTCCTTCAAGAACATCTCTTATCTTCACCACTCCTCATTATCGTTTAGTTACAGCAGCTCAACATTCTTCTACACCTCAAACCAACCTTTCTGTTGATTCTG GAGTTAATGGCCGAAATGGGTATCCATTGAAGGATTCAAAAGTGGTTTTGAAAGGGATGAGATATACTGATCTTGAG AAATTGGTTCAGTCATATGGTTATAGGCCTGCTCAGGCTCTGATGTTATGGAAACGTCTCTATGGGGATAATATTTGGGCTCAATGCAGTGAGGAATTAGAAG GTTTGAATAAGGATTTCAGGAAAATGTTGG GTGAACATGCTGAATTTAAGACGTTAAACTTGAAAGATATTCTGACAGCGTCTGATGGAAATAAAAAG ATGTTATTCAAGTTGGAAGATGGTCTGGTAATAGAAACTGTTCTGATACCTTGTGAGCGGGGCAGGAACACTGTCTGTATATCTAGTCAAGTAGGTTGTGCCATGAATTGCCAGTTTTGCTATACCGGCAG AATGGGTCTGAAGAGAAACTTATCCACTTCTGAGATAGTTGAGCAGGCTGTTTTAGCTCGACGCTTGTTATCCAGTGAAGTTGGACCAATTAGCAACGTTGTGTTTATG GGAATGGGAGAACCGCTTCACAACATTGAGAATGTCTTGAAAGCTGCAGACATATTGGTAGATGAACAAGGGCTTCATTTTAGTCCTCGAAAGGTCACCGTTTCTACTAGTGGGCTTGTGCCCCAGCTTAAGCGATTTCTTCGCGAGTCCAATTGTGCTTTGGCAGTCAGTTTGAATGCTACAACTGATGAG GTCAGAAGTTGGATCATGCCAATTAACCGCAAATTTAACTTGAACTTGCTTCTTGGAACACTAAGAGAGGAGcttcaatcaaaacataaatacaAAGTTCTGTTTGAGTATGTAATGCTTGCCGGAGTTAATGATAG TGTTGAGGATGCAAAGAGACTAATCGATCTAGTCCAGGGCATTCCATGCAAGATTAACCTGATCACTTTTAACCCTCATTCTGGATCCTTCTTCAAACCAACTACAAGAGAGAAGATAATCGAGTTCAGAGACATTCTTGCTGAAGCAGGATGTGTGGTGCTTTTTCGATGGAGTAGAGGAGATGATCAAATGGCTGCCTGTGGTCAGTTAGGTAAACCAGGTGAAATCCAAGCTCCCGTGCTTCGGGTGCCTTCCCAATTTCAAGCAGTACTGGAAGCTGCAGCGTGA
- the LOC107020775 gene encoding deoxynucleoside triphosphate triphosphohydrolase SAMHD1 homolog isoform X3 — protein sequence MGDCSNSKLLPMCDSGEAPFDARRYSKLVHDNVHGNIYLDKQALNFIDTEQFQRLRELKQLGLAYMVYPGAVHSRFEHSLGVYWLASDAVHRLKTYQGQELGIESFDVQTVKLAGLLHDVGHGPFSHLFEREFLPRVRGGIKWSHEDMSLKMIDYIVDENSIDIDSGTLKKVKEMIVASEAGKSVSSKEKQFLYDIVANGRNGIDVDKFDYIERDTRACGLRCNFQFQRLMETMRVIDNEICYRAKEYLTIHKLFSTRADLHRTVYTHPKMKAIEFMVVDALIKANDHLEIDSYIDEPAKYWMLDDTIVKTIEASTHQDLEESRNLIRRIRRRDIYQYCNEFTVPKENLEHFKNVTAQDIICSQNSDAHLNEEDVIVTNIKIDLASGRNNPLERVSFFQTKTYGKKTQVHGISEKKRRLKYNDN from the exons ATGGGAGATTGTAGCAACAGCAAACTCTTACCAATGTGCGACTCCGGCGAGGCTCCGTTCGACGCACGGCGGTACtctaagcttgttcatgataatGTACATGGCAACATTTATCTCGATAAG CAAGCTCTGAATTTCATCGACACTGAACAATTTCAGAG GCTTCGTGAATTGAAGCAGCTAG GTCTTGCATACATGGTTTATCCTGGGGCTGTGCACTCTCGGTTTGAGCATTCCCTAGGGGTCTATTGGCTGGCCAGTGACGCTGTACATAGACTTAAGACATATCAA GGACAGGAGCTTGGTATTGAATCTTTTGATGTACAGACCGTGAAACTTGCTG GATTACTACATGATGTGGGTCATGGGCCATTCAGTCACTTGTTTGAGCGTGAATTTCTTCCTCGGGTTCGCGGCGGCATTAAATG GTCCCATGAGGATATGTCTTTGAAGATGATAGACTACATTGTTGATGAGAATAGCATTGATATTGATTCTGGCACTTTGAAGAAAGTAAAG GAAATGATAGTTGCTTCTGAGGCAGGTAAATCAGTG AGCTCAAAAGAGAAGCAGTTCTTGTATGATATTGTTGCTAATGGACGGAACGGAATAGATGTTGACAA ATTTGATTACATAGAGCGTGACACCAGAGCTTGTGGTCTTAGGTGCAATTTTCAGTTCCAGAG GCTAATGGAAACAATGCGTGTTATAGACAATGAAATATGTTACAGGGCAAAGGAAT ATCTTACGATCCACAAGCTATTTTCCACTCGTGCTGATTTGCATCGTACAGTCTATACGCATCCAAAAATGAAG GCAATAGAGTTCATGGTCGTGGATGCTTTGATAAAAGCAAATGACCATCTTGAAATTGATTCATACATTGATGAACCAGCAAAGTACTGGATG TTAGATGATACAATTGTCAAAACAATTGAAGCTTCTACCCACCAAGATCTAGAGGAATCCAGAAATCTGATTCGTCGAATTCGAAGGAGGGACATATACCAG TACTGTAATGAGTTTACTGTGCCCAAGGAGAATCTGGAGCACTTCAAAAATGTAACGGCTCAAGACATAATTTGTTCCCAG aaTTCTGATGCTCATTTGAATGAGGAAGATGTTATTGTTACGAATATCAAAATTGATTTGGCTAGTGGAAGGAACAATCCATTGGAAAg GGTCAGCTTCTTCCAG ACGAAGACTTATGGGAAGAAAACGCAAGTGCATGGAATTTCCGAAAAAAAGAGACGCTTGAAGTACAATGATAATTGA
- the LOC107020775 gene encoding deoxynucleoside triphosphate triphosphohydrolase SAMHD1 homolog isoform X1, with translation MGDCSNSKLLPMCDSGEAPFDARRYSKLVHDNVHGNIYLDKQALNFIDTEQFQRLRELKQLGLAYMVYPGAVHSRFEHSLGVYWLASDAVHRLKTYQGQELGIESFDVQTVKLAGLLHDVGHGPFSHLFEREFLPRVRGGIKWSHEDMSLKMIDYIVDENSIDIDSGTLKKVKEMIVASEAGKSVSSKEKQFLYDIVANGRNGIDVDKFDYIERDTRACGLRCNFQFQRLMETMRVIDNEICYRAKEYLTIHKLFSTRADLHRTVYTHPKMKAIEFMVVDALIKANDHLEIDSYIDEPAKYWMLDDTIVKTIEASTHQDLEESRNLIRRIRRRDIYQYCNEFTVPKENLEHFKNVTAQDIICSQNSDAHLNEEDVIVTNIKIDLASGRNNPLERVSFFQDYDSFEKFHIKEDCVSQLLPTCYQDLIVRVYARDPKLVDAVTNAFEIFQTKTYGKKTQVHGISEKKRRLKYNDN, from the exons ATGGGAGATTGTAGCAACAGCAAACTCTTACCAATGTGCGACTCCGGCGAGGCTCCGTTCGACGCACGGCGGTACtctaagcttgttcatgataatGTACATGGCAACATTTATCTCGATAAG CAAGCTCTGAATTTCATCGACACTGAACAATTTCAGAG GCTTCGTGAATTGAAGCAGCTAG GTCTTGCATACATGGTTTATCCTGGGGCTGTGCACTCTCGGTTTGAGCATTCCCTAGGGGTCTATTGGCTGGCCAGTGACGCTGTACATAGACTTAAGACATATCAA GGACAGGAGCTTGGTATTGAATCTTTTGATGTACAGACCGTGAAACTTGCTG GATTACTACATGATGTGGGTCATGGGCCATTCAGTCACTTGTTTGAGCGTGAATTTCTTCCTCGGGTTCGCGGCGGCATTAAATG GTCCCATGAGGATATGTCTTTGAAGATGATAGACTACATTGTTGATGAGAATAGCATTGATATTGATTCTGGCACTTTGAAGAAAGTAAAG GAAATGATAGTTGCTTCTGAGGCAGGTAAATCAGTG AGCTCAAAAGAGAAGCAGTTCTTGTATGATATTGTTGCTAATGGACGGAACGGAATAGATGTTGACAA ATTTGATTACATAGAGCGTGACACCAGAGCTTGTGGTCTTAGGTGCAATTTTCAGTTCCAGAG GCTAATGGAAACAATGCGTGTTATAGACAATGAAATATGTTACAGGGCAAAGGAAT ATCTTACGATCCACAAGCTATTTTCCACTCGTGCTGATTTGCATCGTACAGTCTATACGCATCCAAAAATGAAG GCAATAGAGTTCATGGTCGTGGATGCTTTGATAAAAGCAAATGACCATCTTGAAATTGATTCATACATTGATGAACCAGCAAAGTACTGGATG TTAGATGATACAATTGTCAAAACAATTGAAGCTTCTACCCACCAAGATCTAGAGGAATCCAGAAATCTGATTCGTCGAATTCGAAGGAGGGACATATACCAG TACTGTAATGAGTTTACTGTGCCCAAGGAGAATCTGGAGCACTTCAAAAATGTAACGGCTCAAGACATAATTTGTTCCCAG aaTTCTGATGCTCATTTGAATGAGGAAGATGTTATTGTTACGAATATCAAAATTGATTTGGCTAGTGGAAGGAACAATCCATTGGAAAg GGTCAGCTTCTTCCAG GATTATGATAgttttgagaaatttcatataaaGGAAGATTGCGTCAGTCAGTTATTGCCTACTTGTTACCAGGATTTGATCGTTAGAGTTTATGCCAGAGATCCTAAACTG GTAGATGCTGTTACTAATGCATTTGAGATTTTTCAGACGAAGACTTATGGGAAGAAAACGCAAGTGCATGGAATTTCCGAAAAAAAGAGACGCTTGAAGTACAATGATAATTGA
- the LOC107020775 gene encoding deoxynucleoside triphosphate triphosphohydrolase SAMHD1 homolog isoform X2, with protein sequence MGDCSNSKLLPMCDSGEAPFDARRYSKLVHDNVHGNIYLDKQALNFIDTEQFQRLRELKQLGLAYMVYPGAVHSRFEHSLGVYWLASDAVHRLKTYQGQELGIESFDVQTVKLAGLLHDVGHGPFSHLFEREFLPRVRGGIKWSHEDMSLKMIDYIVDENSIDIDSGTLKKVKEMIVASEAGKSVSSKEKQFLYDIVANGRNGIDVDKFDYIERDTRACGLRCNFQFQRLMETMRVIDNEICYRAKEYLTIHKLFSTRADLHRTVYTHPKMKAIEFMVVDALIKANDHLEIDSYIDEPAKYWMLDDTIVKTIEASTHQDLEESRNLIRRIRRRDIYQYCNEFTVPKENLEHFKNVTAQDIICSQNSDAHLNEEDVIVTNIKIDLASGRNNPLERVSFFQDYDSFEKFHIKEDCVSQLLPTCYQDLIVRVYARDPKLTKTYGKKTQVHGISEKKRRLKYNDN encoded by the exons ATGGGAGATTGTAGCAACAGCAAACTCTTACCAATGTGCGACTCCGGCGAGGCTCCGTTCGACGCACGGCGGTACtctaagcttgttcatgataatGTACATGGCAACATTTATCTCGATAAG CAAGCTCTGAATTTCATCGACACTGAACAATTTCAGAG GCTTCGTGAATTGAAGCAGCTAG GTCTTGCATACATGGTTTATCCTGGGGCTGTGCACTCTCGGTTTGAGCATTCCCTAGGGGTCTATTGGCTGGCCAGTGACGCTGTACATAGACTTAAGACATATCAA GGACAGGAGCTTGGTATTGAATCTTTTGATGTACAGACCGTGAAACTTGCTG GATTACTACATGATGTGGGTCATGGGCCATTCAGTCACTTGTTTGAGCGTGAATTTCTTCCTCGGGTTCGCGGCGGCATTAAATG GTCCCATGAGGATATGTCTTTGAAGATGATAGACTACATTGTTGATGAGAATAGCATTGATATTGATTCTGGCACTTTGAAGAAAGTAAAG GAAATGATAGTTGCTTCTGAGGCAGGTAAATCAGTG AGCTCAAAAGAGAAGCAGTTCTTGTATGATATTGTTGCTAATGGACGGAACGGAATAGATGTTGACAA ATTTGATTACATAGAGCGTGACACCAGAGCTTGTGGTCTTAGGTGCAATTTTCAGTTCCAGAG GCTAATGGAAACAATGCGTGTTATAGACAATGAAATATGTTACAGGGCAAAGGAAT ATCTTACGATCCACAAGCTATTTTCCACTCGTGCTGATTTGCATCGTACAGTCTATACGCATCCAAAAATGAAG GCAATAGAGTTCATGGTCGTGGATGCTTTGATAAAAGCAAATGACCATCTTGAAATTGATTCATACATTGATGAACCAGCAAAGTACTGGATG TTAGATGATACAATTGTCAAAACAATTGAAGCTTCTACCCACCAAGATCTAGAGGAATCCAGAAATCTGATTCGTCGAATTCGAAGGAGGGACATATACCAG TACTGTAATGAGTTTACTGTGCCCAAGGAGAATCTGGAGCACTTCAAAAATGTAACGGCTCAAGACATAATTTGTTCCCAG aaTTCTGATGCTCATTTGAATGAGGAAGATGTTATTGTTACGAATATCAAAATTGATTTGGCTAGTGGAAGGAACAATCCATTGGAAAg GGTCAGCTTCTTCCAG GATTATGATAgttttgagaaatttcatataaaGGAAGATTGCGTCAGTCAGTTATTGCCTACTTGTTACCAGGATTTGATCGTTAGAGTTTATGCCAGAGATCCTAAACTG ACGAAGACTTATGGGAAGAAAACGCAAGTGCATGGAATTTCCGAAAAAAAGAGACGCTTGAAGTACAATGATAATTGA